A single region of the Vicia villosa cultivar HV-30 ecotype Madison, WI linkage group LG4, Vvil1.0, whole genome shotgun sequence genome encodes:
- the LOC131597028 gene encoding F-box/kelch-repeat protein At3g23880-like, producing MDPSITNPQFFFGRGDGKIVSLPVKSLLESPSEPTEAVEFTMEHNFRVLGSCNGLVCLLDVDEGYFILWNPSTRFKSNKSPSLNLLFEKWGIAYYGFGYDHVNDKYKVLLDVRPHGNSNNHNVRLYTFGENSWTTIPNFPCPPTRFTEKFVSGTLNWVILRWVGDYIQTRILSFDLAEETYTEILLPQNHKHDGCRDAKPKLGVLDNCLCLSFDTGTHLVLWLMKEYGVAESWTRRTMIPAEHLQKPGEQGLYYVIEPLFIFENSIVLLRTISAFLLYDLINGTMNIPFISTSINRNQFLYLESLVSPQL from the coding sequence ATGGATCCAAGCATAACCAACCCACAGTTTTTCTTTGGTCGAGGAGACGGCAAAATTGTATCTCTCCCTGTAAAGTCATTGTTGGAAAGCCCATCAGAACCTACTGAAGCGGTTGAGTTCACCATGGAACATAATTTTCGTGTTCTTGGTTCATGCAATGGGTTGGTGTGTCTGTTGGACGTCGATGAAGGTTATTTTATACTGTGGAACCCTTCAACCAGATTCAAATCCAATAAATCTCCATCCCTGAATTTATTATTTGAAAAATGGGGTATAGCATATTATGGTTTTGGCTATGACCATGTTAATGACAAGTACAAGGTGCTACTAGATGTACGTCCTCACGGTAATAGTAATAATCACAATGTGAGACTTTATACTTTTGGAGAAAATTCTTGGACAACTATCCCGAATTTTCCTTGTCCTCCCACTAGATTCACAGAAAAATTTGTGAGTGGCACTCTAAATTGGGTAATACTTAGATGGGTGGGTGATTATATACAAACTAGGATTCTTTCCTTTGATCTTGCGGAGGAGACTTATACCGAAATATTACTGCCTCAAAATCATAAACATGATGGTTGCAGGGACGCCAAACCTAAGCTCGGCGTTTTGGATAACTGTCTTTGTCTGTCTTTTGACACTGGAACTCATTTGGTTCTGTGGTTAATGAAGGAATATGGAGTTGCTGAATCATGGACTAGACGGACGATGATCCCTGCAGAGCATTTACAGAAACCTGGAGAACAAGGGCTATATTATGTCATTGAACCGTTGTTCATTTTTGAAAATAGCATTGTTCTGCTGAGAACAATCAGTGCATTTCTCTTGTATGACTTAATTAATGGTACCATGAATATTCCTTTTATTTCCACCTCGATTAATAGGAATCAATTTCTTTACCTGGAGAGTCTCGTCTCGCCGCAATTGTAA